The Xanthomonas indica genome has a segment encoding these proteins:
- a CDS encoding AraC family transcriptional regulator — MTDRLAALLTHFSVSAEVFHAGTLCGLHRLDDGDRGQLHLLRQGSVVVHNGDGSVLRIDRPSLLLYPQAMPHRFETDAQRGADFACAHLRFSGGAANPLVRALPACICLPLDALRQGETLLHLLFEEAFAQHCGRQAVLNRLFEVVLVHVIRELMEQGLTDGGMLAGMADARLRLALTGIHDAPAQPWTLESLAARAGMSRSAFARSFRETLGCTPGQYLQDWRIALVQRGLREGRPLKQLADEVGYGSEAAVSRVFKAQVGQSPRAWRQAP, encoded by the coding sequence GTGACCGACCGCCTGGCCGCCTTGTTGACCCACTTCTCGGTCAGTGCCGAGGTCTTCCACGCCGGCACGCTGTGCGGCCTGCACCGGCTCGACGACGGCGACCGCGGCCAGTTGCATCTGCTGCGCCAGGGCAGCGTGGTCGTCCACAACGGCGATGGCAGCGTGCTGCGGATCGACCGGCCCAGCCTGCTGCTGTACCCGCAGGCCATGCCGCACCGCTTCGAGACCGATGCGCAGCGCGGCGCGGATTTCGCCTGCGCGCATTTGCGCTTCAGCGGCGGTGCGGCCAATCCGCTGGTGCGCGCCTTGCCGGCCTGCATCTGCCTGCCGCTGGACGCGCTGCGCCAGGGTGAGACGCTGCTGCACCTGCTGTTCGAAGAAGCGTTCGCCCAGCATTGCGGGCGCCAGGCGGTATTGAATCGCCTGTTCGAGGTGGTGCTGGTGCACGTGATCCGCGAACTGATGGAGCAGGGGCTTACCGATGGCGGCATGCTCGCCGGGATGGCCGATGCGCGGCTGCGGCTGGCGCTGACCGGCATCCACGACGCCCCGGCGCAGCCGTGGACGCTGGAGAGCCTGGCCGCCCGTGCCGGCATGTCGCGCAGTGCGTTCGCGCGCAGTTTTCGCGAGACCCTCGGCTGCACGCCGGGGCAGTACCTGCAGGACTGGCGCATTGCCCTGGTGCAGCGCGGCCTGCGCGAAGGACGGCCGTTGAAGCAGCTTGCCGACGAGGTGGGTTACGGCAGCGAGGCCGCGGTGTCGCGTGTGTTCAAGGCGCAGGTCGGGCAGAGCCCGCGCGCGTGGCGGCAGGCACCCTGA
- a CDS encoding alpha/beta hydrolase, whose protein sequence is MKTLRPLLATSLLAGAIGTASAATPADQPAPLRPVATFLDALNGSGGKPIEQLTPAQARQVLRDAQASTPLPPAEISRTTIQADGKPLNLVIVRPPHSAGQVLPAFMFFHGGGWVLGDFPTHERLIRDLVNASGAVAVYVDYTPSPEAQYPVAIHQAYAATRWVAEHGAQIGVDGQRLALAGNSVGGNMVAAVALQAKAAGTPALRYDLMLWPVTDARFDDGSYQQFQSGYFLTRNMMTWFWDNYTTDPKARAEITASPLRATPAQLAGLPPTLIQTAELDVLRDEGEAFGRKLDQAGVTVTVTRYNGLIHDFGLLNALRDVPAVRTAIQQAGDGLREHLK, encoded by the coding sequence ATGAAGACCCTGCGTCCCTTGCTCGCCACCTCGCTGCTGGCCGGTGCGATCGGCACCGCCAGCGCCGCAACGCCGGCCGACCAGCCCGCGCCGTTGCGCCCGGTCGCGACGTTCCTCGATGCGCTCAACGGCAGCGGCGGCAAGCCGATCGAGCAGCTCACGCCGGCGCAGGCGCGGCAGGTGCTGCGCGATGCCCAGGCCAGTACGCCGTTGCCGCCGGCCGAGATCAGCCGCACCACCATCCAGGCCGACGGCAAGCCGCTGAACCTGGTGATCGTGCGGCCGCCGCACAGCGCCGGCCAGGTGTTGCCGGCCTTCATGTTCTTCCATGGCGGCGGCTGGGTGCTGGGCGACTTCCCGACCCACGAACGCCTGATCCGCGACCTGGTCAACGCCTCCGGCGCGGTGGCGGTCTACGTAGACTACACGCCGTCGCCGGAAGCGCAGTACCCGGTGGCCATCCACCAGGCCTATGCCGCCACCCGCTGGGTCGCCGAGCACGGCGCGCAGATCGGCGTGGACGGCCAGCGCCTGGCGCTGGCCGGCAACAGCGTCGGCGGCAACATGGTCGCGGCCGTGGCGCTGCAGGCCAAGGCCGCGGGGACGCCGGCGCTGCGCTACGACCTGATGCTGTGGCCGGTGACCGACGCCCGCTTCGACGATGGCTCGTACCAGCAGTTCCAGAGCGGCTACTTCCTCACCCGCAACATGATGACCTGGTTCTGGGACAACTACACCACCGACCCCAAGGCCCGCGCCGAGATCACCGCCTCGCCGCTGCGCGCCACGCCGGCGCAGCTCGCCGGCCTGCCGCCGACGCTGATCCAGACCGCCGAACTGGACGTGCTGCGCGACGAGGGCGAAGCCTTCGGCCGCAAGCTGGACCAGGCCGGAGTGACGGTCACGGTGACCCGCTACAACGGGCTGATCCACGATTTCGGCCTGCTCAATGCCCTGCGCGACGTGCCCGCGGTGCGGACCGCCATCCAGCAGGCGGGCGACGGCCTGCGCGAGCACCTGAAGTAA
- the pdxH gene encoding pyridoxamine 5'-phosphate oxidase, translating into MPDLYAEALSTFADLFAEARTSDEAEYNAMVVSSATLEARPSSRVVLLKAYDARGFVFYTHLDSQKGRELQANPQASLLFLWRRMREDGVQVRIDGEVQLVAAAEADAYFASRPRMSQIGAWASAQSRTLASREEFEERVAKAEATFEGREVPRPDGWGGFRVVPRSVEFWYGAKYRLHERWRYEADAAGHWSKRMLFP; encoded by the coding sequence ATGCCCGATCTCTACGCCGAAGCCCTGTCCACGTTCGCCGACCTGTTCGCCGAGGCGCGCACCAGCGACGAGGCCGAATACAACGCCATGGTCGTGTCCTCGGCCACGCTGGAGGCGCGCCCGTCGTCGCGGGTGGTGCTGCTGAAGGCCTACGACGCGCGCGGGTTCGTGTTCTACACCCACCTGGACAGCCAGAAGGGCCGCGAGCTGCAGGCCAATCCGCAGGCCTCGCTGCTGTTCCTGTGGCGGCGCATGCGCGAGGACGGGGTGCAGGTACGCATCGACGGCGAGGTGCAACTGGTCGCCGCGGCCGAGGCCGACGCCTATTTCGCCTCGCGCCCGCGCATGAGCCAGATCGGCGCCTGGGCCTCGGCGCAGTCGCGCACGCTGGCCTCGCGCGAGGAATTCGAGGAGCGCGTGGCCAAGGCCGAGGCCACCTTCGAGGGCCGCGAGGTGCCGCGCCCGGACGGCTGGGGCGGGTTCCGCGTGGTGCCGCGCAGTGTCGAGTTCTGGTACGGCGCCAAGTACCGCCTGCACGAGCGCTGGCGCTACGAAGCCGACGCCGCCGGCCACTGGAGCAAGCGGATGCTGTTCCCGTGA
- the aroB gene encoding 3-dehydroquinate synthase, whose product MTAASRTVEVTGDPAYTIRIGPGLLDDGTALATHVRGRHVLLLSDSQVAPLYAAQVRSALLAARPELQIGDFVIPAGEASKTLDHFAAAIAALAALGATRDACVLALGGGVVGDLAGFAAACWMRGVDCVQLPTTLLAMVDSSVGGKTAVDIPQGKNLVGAFHPPRAVLADTATLRSLPPRELRAGLAEVIKYGAIRDPLFFEWLHAERRALLAGEPAALAQAIARSCEHKAEIVARDPLEKGERALLNLGHTFGHAIETEQGYGAPDNANLNHGEAVAVGMVLAAELSARLGMASAQDTEKLRALLQDFGLPTALPAGLAPEALLARMRLDKKNLAGRLRLVLWRGIGHAEIVPDVDEAEVLAVLAAG is encoded by the coding sequence ATGACGGCAGCATCGCGCACGGTCGAGGTCACTGGCGACCCGGCCTACACCATCCGCATCGGCCCCGGCCTGCTCGACGACGGCACCGCCCTCGCCACCCACGTGCGCGGACGCCACGTCCTGCTGCTCAGCGACAGCCAGGTGGCGCCGCTGTATGCCGCGCAGGTCCGCAGCGCGCTGCTGGCGGCGCGCCCCGAATTGCAGATCGGCGACTTCGTGATCCCCGCCGGCGAGGCCTCCAAGACCCTGGACCACTTTGCCGCGGCGATCGCCGCACTGGCCGCCCTCGGCGCCACCCGCGACGCCTGCGTGCTGGCGCTGGGCGGCGGCGTGGTCGGCGACCTGGCCGGCTTCGCTGCCGCCTGCTGGATGCGTGGCGTGGATTGCGTGCAACTGCCGACCACGCTGCTGGCGATGGTCGACTCCTCGGTCGGCGGCAAGACCGCGGTGGACATCCCGCAGGGCAAGAACCTGGTCGGCGCGTTCCATCCGCCGCGCGCAGTGCTGGCCGACACCGCCACGCTGCGCAGCCTGCCGCCGCGCGAACTGCGCGCCGGGCTGGCCGAGGTGATCAAGTACGGCGCCATCCGCGACCCGCTGTTCTTCGAGTGGCTGCATGCCGAACGCCGCGCGCTGCTGGCCGGCGAGCCGGCGGCGCTGGCGCAGGCCATCGCGCGCAGCTGCGAGCACAAGGCCGAGATCGTCGCCCGCGATCCGCTGGAGAAGGGCGAGCGCGCCCTGCTCAACCTCGGCCACACCTTCGGCCACGCCATCGAGACCGAGCAGGGCTACGGCGCCCCGGACAACGCCAACCTCAACCACGGCGAAGCGGTGGCGGTGGGCATGGTGCTGGCGGCGGAACTGTCGGCCCGGCTGGGCATGGCCAGCGCGCAGGACACGGAGAAACTGCGCGCGCTGCTGCAGGACTTCGGCCTGCCGACCGCGCTGCCGGCGGGGCTGGCGCCGGAGGCGCTGCTGGCGCGCATGCGCCTGGACAAGAAGAACCTGGCCGGGCGCCTGCGGCTGGTGCTGTGGCGCGGCATCGGCCACGCCGAGATCGTGCCCGACGTGGACGAGGCCGAGGTGCTGGCGGTACTGGCCGCCGGCTGA
- a CDS encoding shikimate kinase, producing the protein MNPAPNLVLVGPMGAGKSVIGRRLAERFGLVFVDSDQTIVERTGASIASLFEHAGEAGFREHERAVLESILSTPGHLISTGGGAVLNADSRREMREHGFVVYLRVGVAAQLQRLHRDRSRPLLQRGDREQVLRDLHAVREPLYREVADLILDTDHFTPAEATAQLVVRLAASWKLPEPTA; encoded by the coding sequence ATGAATCCCGCCCCCAACCTGGTGCTGGTCGGCCCGATGGGTGCCGGCAAGAGCGTCATCGGCCGCCGCCTGGCCGAGCGCTTCGGCCTGGTCTTCGTCGACAGCGACCAGACCATCGTCGAGCGCACCGGCGCCAGCATCGCCTCGCTGTTCGAGCACGCCGGCGAAGCCGGCTTCCGCGAGCACGAGCGCGCGGTGCTGGAAAGCATCCTGAGCACGCCCGGCCATCTGATCTCCACCGGCGGCGGCGCCGTGCTCAACGCCGACAGCCGCCGCGAGATGCGCGAACACGGCTTCGTGGTGTACCTGCGGGTCGGCGTGGCCGCGCAACTGCAGCGCCTGCACCGCGACCGCAGCCGTCCGCTGCTGCAGCGCGGCGACCGCGAGCAGGTGCTGCGCGACCTGCATGCGGTGCGCGAACCGCTGTACCGCGAGGTCGCCGACCTGATCCTGGACACCGACCACTTCACCCCGGCCGAAGCCACCGCACAGCTGGTCGTGCGCCTGGCCGCGTCGTGGAAACTTCCGGAACCCACTGCATGA